One part of the Phoenix dactylifera cultivar Barhee BC4 chromosome 4, palm_55x_up_171113_PBpolish2nd_filt_p, whole genome shotgun sequence genome encodes these proteins:
- the LOC120110692 gene encoding uncharacterized protein LOC120110692: protein MGFGLRNYFWVVALVIFLAVAAGVPAGAVTAPANASNGSFGMQWQAGEEEEWALDSETSRRILQSTTSISYKALRSGMPAGSARSGLSYRRGCQRIYGCKGGY, encoded by the coding sequence ATGGGTTTCGGGCTGAGGAATTACTTCTGGGTTGTGGCGTTGGTCATCTTCCTCGCTGTTGCTGCTGGTGTCCCTGCTGGAGCTGTGACGGCACCCGCCAACGCTTCCAACGGCTCGTTCGGCATGCAGTGGCAggcaggagaagaagaggagtggGCTCTGGATTCTGAGACAAGCAGAAGGATTCTCCAGTCCACCACGTCCATATCTTACAAGGCGTTACGAAGCGGAATGCCCGCTGGCTCGGCCCGGTCTGGGCTTTCATATCGTCGTGGTTGTCAGAGGATCTATGGGTGTAAAGGTGGTTACTAA